A part of Saccharomonospora amisosensis genomic DNA contains:
- the gcl gene encoding glyoxylate carboligase: MPKVPVMQAVVDVLASEGVDTTFGCPGAAILPLYQALRASDIEHLIVRHEEGATHMADGWARTTGKVGVAIGTSGPAGTNMITGLYTAQADSIPILCITGQAVSTKLHQEAFQAVDIVEIATPVTKWAVQVKEAAQAPWIFREAFRIARSGRPGPVLIDLPLDVQKQEIEWDSTIDSPLPVVRPGPSPARVERALDMLLAAQRPLILAGGGVVLADASERLRAVAERLGVPVGVTLMGKGSFPEDHPLFAGMAGIQTSQRWANAAFLESDLVLALGARFGDRHTGALDVYRGERKFIHVDVEPTQIGKVFGPDLGVVSDVGSFLDALEVAAEHRAALVDPAVWVNRIAELREELPRREDFDTIPIKAPRVFKEINDYYGEDTYFVTAIGLYQIWSGQFQRTHKPRHYQVCGQAGPLGWEIPAAIGVKKACPDAEVVGVVGDYSFQFLVEELAVAAQYDVPFVLIMLNNEYLGLIRQAEQGYDMNFEVDLHYDEYGTDNVKIMEAYGCSGIRIADPGDIRAALEWARKETERTSRPVLVEIMIEREANASMGTALDNVVEFEPL, encoded by the coding sequence ATGCCGAAAGTTCCCGTTATGCAGGCCGTCGTCGATGTGCTGGCATCGGAGGGGGTCGACACCACGTTCGGCTGCCCCGGCGCCGCGATCCTGCCGCTCTACCAGGCGCTGCGGGCAAGTGACATCGAGCACCTGATCGTCAGGCACGAGGAGGGTGCCACCCACATGGCCGACGGCTGGGCCCGCACCACCGGAAAGGTGGGTGTCGCCATCGGCACGTCCGGCCCCGCGGGCACGAACATGATCACCGGGCTCTACACGGCGCAGGCCGATTCCATCCCGATCCTGTGCATCACGGGGCAGGCGGTGTCCACAAAGCTGCACCAGGAAGCCTTCCAGGCCGTCGACATCGTGGAGATCGCCACCCCGGTGACCAAGTGGGCGGTGCAGGTCAAGGAAGCGGCTCAGGCACCGTGGATCTTTCGGGAGGCGTTCCGGATCGCCAGGTCGGGCCGCCCCGGCCCGGTGCTCATCGACCTGCCGCTGGATGTGCAGAAGCAGGAAATCGAGTGGGACTCCACGATCGACTCCCCGCTGCCCGTCGTGCGTCCCGGACCCTCGCCCGCACGGGTGGAACGCGCACTGGACATGCTGCTTGCCGCGCAACGGCCGCTGATCCTCGCTGGTGGCGGGGTGGTACTCGCCGACGCGAGTGAGCGACTGCGCGCGGTGGCGGAGCGGCTCGGCGTGCCGGTGGGTGTCACGCTCATGGGCAAGGGCAGCTTTCCCGAGGACCATCCGCTGTTCGCGGGCATGGCGGGTATCCAGACCTCGCAACGGTGGGCCAACGCGGCCTTTCTGGAGTCGGACCTGGTGCTCGCGCTCGGTGCCCGGTTCGGCGACCGCCACACCGGCGCGCTCGACGTGTACCGGGGTGAGCGCAAGTTCATCCACGTCGACGTCGAGCCGACCCAGATCGGCAAGGTGTTCGGACCGGACTTGGGAGTCGTCTCCGACGTCGGCTCGTTCCTCGACGCACTCGAGGTGGCCGCGGAGCACAGGGCGGCGCTGGTGGACCCCGCGGTGTGGGTGAACCGGATCGCGGAGTTGCGGGAGGAACTGCCAAGGCGGGAGGACTTCGACACCATCCCGATCAAGGCGCCTCGGGTGTTCAAGGAGATCAACGACTACTACGGCGAGGACACCTACTTCGTCACCGCGATCGGGCTCTACCAGATCTGGTCCGGACAGTTCCAGCGCACGCACAAGCCGCGGCACTACCAGGTGTGCGGGCAGGCAGGCCCACTCGGCTGGGAGATCCCCGCCGCGATCGGGGTCAAGAAGGCCTGCCCCGACGCCGAGGTGGTGGGCGTGGTCGGGGACTACTCGTTCCAGTTCCTCGTGGAGGAACTCGCCGTGGCGGCACAGTACGACGTGCCGTTCGTGTTGATCATGCTCAACAACGAGTACCTGGGCCTGATCAGGCAGGCCGAGCAGGGCTACGACATGAACTTCGAGGTCGACCTGCACTACGACGAGTACGGCACCGACAACGTCAAGATCATGGAGGCCTACGGCTGCTCGGGAATCCGGATCGCCGACCCCGGTGACATCAGGGCCGCGCTGGAGTGGGCCAGGAAGGAAACCGAGCGCACCAGCCGCCCGGTGCTGGTGGAGATCATGATCGAGCGCGAGGCCAATGCCTCGATGGGCACCGCGCTGGACAACGTGGTGGAGTTCGAACCGTTGTGA
- a CDS encoding 2-hydroxy-3-oxopropionate reductase gives MKIGFIGLGIMGTPMAAHLAAAEHTVRGYDVVPEAVDKLVAAGGSAAKSVADAVDGAEVVITMLPNHPQVEQVVLGEGGVLESAKPGALLVDMSTIRPETSIEVAKVAAEKDIRVLDAPVSGGEAGAKQASLSIMVGGEDWDFAAAKPLLEAMGKTIVHVGPHGAGQVVKAANQLVVGGIYALVGEAIVLMEGCGVDAGTGLDVLAGGLAANRILDLKRESMVARRFEPGFRIDLHHKDMGIAMAAARQADVSLPMTGLVTQLVAAARAMGHGSLDHSALLKVTEQLSGRA, from the coding sequence GTGAAGATCGGATTCATCGGGCTCGGCATCATGGGAACGCCGATGGCCGCACACCTGGCGGCGGCGGAGCACACCGTGCGCGGTTACGACGTGGTGCCGGAGGCGGTGGACAAGCTCGTCGCGGCAGGCGGTAGCGCGGCGAAGTCCGTGGCCGACGCCGTGGACGGCGCCGAAGTCGTGATCACGATGCTGCCCAACCACCCGCAGGTGGAACAGGTCGTGCTCGGCGAGGGCGGGGTGCTGGAGTCGGCCAAACCGGGCGCGTTGCTCGTGGACATGAGCACGATCAGGCCTGAGACCTCGATCGAGGTGGCCAAGGTCGCGGCGGAGAAGGACATCCGCGTGCTCGACGCGCCGGTTTCGGGAGGCGAGGCGGGAGCCAAGCAGGCGAGCCTGTCCATCATGGTCGGGGGTGAGGATTGGGACTTCGCCGCAGCCAAACCGCTGCTGGAAGCCATGGGTAAGACGATCGTCCACGTCGGACCGCACGGGGCGGGACAGGTCGTCAAGGCCGCCAACCAGCTCGTCGTCGGTGGCATCTACGCGCTCGTCGGCGAGGCGATCGTGCTGATGGAGGGTTGCGGTGTCGACGCGGGTACCGGGCTGGACGTGCTCGCCGGTGGGCTGGCGGCCAACCGCATTCTCGACCTCAAGCGCGAATCGATGGTGGCAAGGCGGTTCGAGCCAGGTTTCCGGATCGATCTGCACCACAAGGACATGGGAATCGCGATGGCCGCGGCGCGGCAGGCCGACGTATCGCTGCCGATGACAGGTCTGGTCACCCAGTTGGTCGCGGCGGCAAGGGCGATGGGTCACGGTTCGCTCGACCATTCGGCACTGCTGAAGGTCACCGAGCAACTGTCCGGCAGGGCGTGA
- a CDS encoding hydroxypyruvate isomerase family protein, with protein sequence MAEQSSARHRLRYDVNLSMLFTELPLLRRPEAARQAGFDAIEFWWPFQQAVPGDADVDAFVDAVSDAGVGLVGLNFFAGDMPAGDRGLVSWVGREAEFHDSVDVAIDIAGRLGCRTFNALYGNRIDDVEPAQQDELALSTLDHLAGAVEPIGGQVVLEPLSAAPKYPLHTAADAVAVLDKVGRANVTLLADLYHLAVNGDDLGGVIDEYAGRIGHVQVADAPGRGEPGSGELDIDGYLAALESAGYAGYVGLEYKPTSDSQSSLHWLPRERRAL encoded by the coding sequence ATGGCTGAGCAGTCCAGCGCGCGGCACCGCCTGCGCTACGACGTCAACCTGTCCATGCTGTTCACCGAGCTTCCGCTGTTGCGAAGGCCCGAGGCGGCCAGGCAGGCCGGGTTCGACGCGATCGAGTTCTGGTGGCCCTTCCAGCAGGCCGTGCCGGGTGACGCCGACGTCGATGCCTTCGTCGACGCCGTCTCCGATGCCGGTGTGGGGCTGGTCGGGCTGAACTTCTTCGCGGGTGACATGCCCGCGGGCGACAGGGGCCTGGTGTCCTGGGTCGGCAGGGAAGCCGAGTTTCACGACAGCGTCGATGTCGCGATCGATATCGCGGGGCGGCTGGGCTGCCGCACCTTCAACGCCCTCTACGGCAACCGCATCGACGATGTCGAACCCGCTCAGCAGGACGAACTGGCACTGTCCACTCTGGACCACCTGGCCGGCGCGGTGGAGCCCATCGGTGGCCAGGTCGTGCTCGAGCCGCTCTCGGCGGCACCGAAGTACCCGCTGCACACCGCGGCCGACGCGGTAGCCGTGCTCGACAAGGTGGGCAGGGCCAACGTCACGCTGCTGGCCGATCTCTACCACCTCGCCGTCAACGGCGATGACCTCGGCGGCGTGATCGACGAGTACGCGGGCCGTATCGGCCACGTGCAGGTGGCCGACGCACCGGGACGAGGCGAGCCGGGCTCGGGGGAACTCGATATCGACGGCTACCTCGCCGCTCTCGAATCAGCCGGATACGCCGGATACGTGGGACTGGAGTACAAGCCGACCAGCGACAGCCAGTCATCACTGCACTGGTTGCCGCGTGAACGGAGGGCGTTGTGA
- a CDS encoding pyridoxamine 5'-phosphate oxidase family protein, whose product MTPTIEIQNLAEAECLGLMRSQPVGRLVFTENALPAIRPVNYVLDGRDIIVKASPETWISRLAGSVVAFEVDQIDPRSHTGWSVVVLGKAEFVTDIDQLVRLSDPNHRPWAPGRHDRCMRLRAAEITGRRLALAA is encoded by the coding sequence ATGACTCCCACGATCGAGATCCAGAACCTCGCCGAAGCCGAGTGCCTCGGTCTGATGCGCTCACAACCGGTCGGCCGGCTGGTGTTCACGGAGAACGCCCTGCCCGCGATCCGCCCGGTGAACTACGTGCTCGACGGCCGCGACATCATCGTCAAAGCGTCTCCGGAAACGTGGATCAGCAGGCTTGCCGGCTCGGTCGTCGCCTTCGAGGTGGATCAGATCGACCCGCGAAGTCACACCGGTTGGAGCGTGGTGGTACTCGGCAAGGCGGAGTTCGTGACCGACATCGACCAGCTCGTTCGGCTCAGCGACCCCAACCACCGGCCCTGGGCACCTGGCAGACATGACCGCTGCATGCGGCTGCGGGCGGCGGAGATCACCGGCCGGAGACTGGCGCTTGCCGCCTGA
- a CDS encoding LamB/YcsF family protein, whose protein sequence is MVIDLNSDLGEGFGAWFSGDDEALLNVVTSANVACGFHAGDPSVLRRVTEQATERGVVIGAQVGYRDLAGFGRRFIDMDPHELVNDVIYQIAALDGFARIAGSKVRYVKPHGALYNAVVTHEEQAAAVVEAVRRYDPGLPLLGLPESELLRQAEDAGLSTVPESFADRAYGPDGKLVSRREPGAVLHEPDEVVKRSVRMATDGTVTAIDETVLTVRPRSLCVHGDTTGAVELARRVREALAEAGVEVRPFA, encoded by the coding sequence GTGGTGATCGACCTCAACAGCGACCTCGGCGAAGGATTCGGCGCGTGGTTCTCCGGCGACGACGAGGCTCTGCTGAACGTTGTGACCAGCGCGAACGTCGCCTGCGGGTTCCACGCGGGCGATCCGTCGGTGCTGCGCCGGGTCACCGAGCAGGCCACCGAGCGGGGTGTGGTGATCGGGGCCCAGGTGGGCTACCGCGACCTGGCCGGTTTCGGTCGACGCTTCATCGACATGGACCCGCACGAGTTGGTCAACGACGTCATCTACCAGATCGCCGCACTCGACGGGTTCGCGAGGATCGCCGGGTCGAAGGTGCGTTACGTCAAGCCGCACGGCGCGCTTTACAACGCAGTGGTAACCCACGAGGAACAGGCCGCCGCCGTCGTTGAGGCGGTCCGCCGCTACGACCCGGGGCTTCCGTTGCTCGGCCTGCCCGAGTCGGAGTTGTTGCGGCAGGCCGAAGATGCCGGACTTTCCACCGTGCCGGAGTCCTTCGCCGACAGGGCCTACGGTCCGGACGGCAAGCTGGTTTCCCGCCGCGAGCCGGGAGCCGTGCTGCATGAGCCGGACGAGGTGGTCAAGCGCAGCGTACGGATGGCCACAGACGGCACGGTTACCGCCATCGACGAGACCGTCCTCACCGTGCGGCCACGGTCGCTTTGCGTGCACGGCGACACCACGGGAGCCGTCGAACTCGCAAGGCGGGTGCGTGAGGCGCTTGCCGAGGCAGGTGTCGAGGTGCGCCCGTTCGCCTGA
- the aceB gene encoding malate synthase A, producing the protein MSDVRVLGAAVERGDEVLTQEALRFLADLHDAFAATRDKLLEARAHRREEAKRTGRLDFLPETSEIRESQWQVAEAPPALRDRRVEITGPTDRKMTINALNSGAKVWLADFEDANTPHWANVVSGQVNLSDAIRGTIELDSGGKHYALRDDVEHATIVVRPRGWHLDERNLEIGGHKAVGALVDFGLYFFHNAKELLQRGSGPYFYLPKLESHLEARLWNDVFTHAERALGIDHGTIRATVLIETIPAAFEMEEILYELREHASGLNAGRWDYLFSIIKYFRDAGEKFVLPDRNSVTMTAPFMRAYTELLVRTCHKRGAFAIGGMAAFIPSKDPEVNEKAFAKVRDDKAREAGDGFDGSWVAHPGMVALCREEFDKVLGDKPNQVDRLREDVHVTAEQLLDIEATEGSATKAGLRGAVDVGVRYIASWLGGNGAAAIHNLMEDAATAEISRSQVWQWVRNGVRLDTGEQVTEELVRSVLGQVRSELADVIPADLLGQAVELFEEVALAQRFADFLTLPAYERIK; encoded by the coding sequence ATGTCTGATGTTCGCGTGCTCGGCGCTGCCGTCGAGCGTGGCGACGAGGTCTTGACGCAGGAAGCGCTGCGGTTCCTCGCCGATCTTCACGACGCCTTCGCCGCGACGCGGGACAAGCTGCTCGAGGCTCGCGCGCACCGGCGAGAGGAGGCCAAGCGCACCGGCAGGCTGGACTTCCTCCCGGAGACCAGCGAGATCCGCGAGTCGCAGTGGCAGGTCGCCGAGGCGCCGCCCGCCCTGCGCGACCGCAGGGTCGAGATCACCGGCCCCACCGACCGCAAGATGACGATCAACGCGCTCAACTCGGGCGCGAAGGTATGGCTCGCCGACTTCGAGGACGCCAACACTCCGCACTGGGCCAATGTCGTGTCCGGTCAGGTGAACCTTTCCGACGCGATCAGGGGCACCATCGAACTGGACAGCGGCGGCAAGCACTACGCGCTGCGCGACGACGTCGAGCACGCCACCATCGTGGTTCGCCCGCGCGGCTGGCACCTCGACGAGCGCAACCTCGAGATCGGTGGCCACAAAGCCGTCGGAGCGCTGGTCGACTTCGGTCTGTACTTCTTCCACAACGCCAAGGAACTGCTCCAGCGCGGCAGCGGGCCGTACTTCTACCTGCCGAAGCTGGAAAGCCACCTCGAGGCGCGGTTGTGGAACGACGTGTTCACCCACGCCGAGCGTGCGCTGGGCATCGACCACGGCACCATCCGGGCCACCGTGCTGATCGAGACGATCCCGGCCGCGTTCGAGATGGAGGAGATCCTCTACGAACTGCGCGAACACGCCTCCGGGCTGAACGCGGGCCGCTGGGACTACCTGTTCAGCATCATCAAGTACTTCCGGGACGCGGGCGAGAAGTTCGTGCTGCCCGACCGCAACAGCGTCACGATGACGGCGCCGTTCATGCGGGCCTACACCGAACTGCTCGTGCGCACCTGCCACAAGCGGGGCGCTTTCGCGATCGGTGGCATGGCCGCCTTCATTCCCAGCAAGGACCCGGAGGTCAACGAAAAGGCCTTCGCGAAGGTCCGCGACGACAAGGCCAGGGAAGCAGGCGACGGCTTCGACGGGTCGTGGGTGGCGCACCCGGGCATGGTGGCGCTGTGCCGCGAGGAGTTCGACAAGGTGCTCGGCGACAAGCCGAACCAGGTCGACCGGTTGCGTGAGGACGTGCACGTCACCGCCGAGCAACTGCTGGACATCGAGGCGACGGAAGGTAGCGCCACCAAGGCCGGGCTGCGCGGCGCCGTGGATGTAGGTGTGCGTTACATCGCGTCGTGGCTCGGCGGCAACGGTGCCGCGGCCATCCACAACCTCATGGAGGACGCCGCGACCGCCGAGATCTCGCGTTCGCAGGTGTGGCAGTGGGTCCGCAACGGGGTGCGGCTGGACACCGGGGAGCAGGTGACCGAGGAACTGGTGCGTTCGGTACTCGGGCAGGTGCGTTCCGAACTCGCCGACGTGATCCCCGCCGATCTGTTGGGCCAGGCCGTTGAACTGTTCGAGGAGGTCGCGCTCGCGCAGCGGTTCGCCGACTTCCTGACGCTGCCCGCCTACGAGCGCATCAAGTAG
- a CDS encoding IclR family transcriptional regulator, translating into MAAERSTGGGVQSLQRAFELLERLADTGGEASLSELATSSGLPMPTIHRLIRTLVALGYVRQNANRRYALGARLIRLGENASLQFGTWARPLLTELVEEVGETANLAVLERDEVVYVAQVPSRHSMRMFTEVGRRLLPHGTGVGKAILAHLPADEVRTLLERTGMPSYTEHTHTDPDAFLDHLGMVAKQGYALDEAEQELGVRCLAVPVLGAPTPTAVSVSGPEGRLTDDVVERIAPIVRRIAAELSQQLSARDLTA; encoded by the coding sequence GTGGCGGCCGAGAGATCAACTGGCGGCGGCGTGCAGTCGCTCCAGCGGGCGTTCGAGCTGCTCGAGCGGCTTGCCGACACCGGAGGTGAGGCGAGTCTCTCGGAGTTGGCGACGTCCTCGGGACTACCCATGCCGACGATCCACCGGCTCATCCGCACCCTCGTCGCGCTCGGCTACGTGCGGCAGAACGCCAACCGCCGCTACGCGTTGGGAGCACGGCTGATCCGGCTCGGCGAGAACGCGAGCCTGCAGTTCGGAACCTGGGCGCGGCCGCTGCTGACCGAACTGGTGGAGGAGGTCGGCGAGACGGCCAACCTTGCCGTGCTCGAACGCGACGAGGTGGTGTACGTCGCACAGGTCCCCTCGCGCCACTCGATGCGCATGTTCACCGAGGTGGGTCGCAGGCTGCTGCCGCACGGCACCGGAGTGGGCAAGGCCATACTCGCCCACCTGCCCGCCGACGAGGTGCGGACGCTGCTGGAACGCACCGGGATGCCTTCCTACACCGAGCACACCCACACCGACCCGGACGCGTTTCTCGATCACCTGGGCATGGTCGCCAAGCAGGGCTACGCACTCGACGAAGCCGAACAGGAACTCGGTGTTCGCTGTCTCGCGGTACCCGTGCTCGGCGCCCCGACCCCCACCGCCGTTTCGGTGTCCGGCCCGGAGGGCAGGCTCACCGATGACGTCGTTGAGCGCATCGCACCGATCGTGCGGCGCATCGCGGCCGAGCTGTCACAGCAGCTCTCCGCCCGCGACCTCACCGCGTGA
- the ftsY gene encoding signal recognition particle-docking protein FtsY produces the protein MATVSDTLMWIVIAVAAVVVVALVAGLIIARNRRISLEREREEKPRGGRYQAGGGIALAPGGEEPPPRHPVEERTETDGEPGIGDDAAVPRDASRRGVVDVGLPEEQTLPEERTLPQPRPAPEPEATPAPPEPKPEEVPSAEGRIERLRGRLSKSRSALGQSLLGLLGAGDLDEDSWQDVEDTLLVADLGASTTTEIVQRLRAQLSARGVRTSEDARALLSEVLTEALGTDSDRAVRALPHTVDGTKQPAVVLIAGVNGTGKTTTTGKLARVLVSQGRSVVLGAADTFRAAAADQLQTWSERVGAEVVRGKEGADPASVAFDAVKRGIDAQADAVLIDTAGRLHTKTGLMDELGKVKRVVEKQAKVDEVLLVLDATTGQNGLAQARVFSEVIDVTGIALTKLDGTAKGGIVFQVQRELGVPVKLVGLGEGPDDLAPFEAAAFVDALLD, from the coding sequence ATGGCAACCGTGTCTGACACCTTGATGTGGATCGTCATCGCTGTTGCCGCCGTCGTGGTGGTGGCGCTGGTCGCGGGGCTGATCATCGCGCGTAACCGCAGGATCAGCCTCGAGCGCGAGCGGGAGGAGAAGCCGAGGGGAGGCCGTTACCAGGCGGGCGGCGGCATAGCGCTCGCCCCTGGCGGGGAGGAGCCACCACCCCGGCATCCGGTCGAGGAGCGCACCGAAACCGACGGTGAACCAGGAATCGGCGACGACGCGGCGGTGCCGAGGGACGCATCGCGGCGGGGCGTGGTCGATGTCGGCCTGCCGGAGGAGCAGACGCTGCCCGAGGAGCGGACGCTGCCGCAGCCGAGACCGGCACCGGAGCCGGAGGCAACCCCCGCGCCGCCGGAGCCCAAACCCGAGGAGGTGCCCTCCGCCGAGGGGCGTATCGAACGGCTACGGGGGCGGCTTTCGAAGTCCCGCTCCGCGTTGGGACAGAGCCTGCTCGGCCTGCTCGGCGCGGGCGACCTCGACGAGGACTCTTGGCAGGACGTCGAGGACACACTGCTTGTCGCGGATCTGGGTGCGTCGACCACCACCGAGATCGTGCAGCGGCTGCGCGCCCAGTTGTCCGCGCGCGGTGTCCGTACCTCTGAAGATGCGAGGGCGCTGCTGAGCGAAGTACTCACCGAAGCACTGGGGACCGACTCCGATCGCGCGGTGCGTGCGCTCCCGCACACGGTGGACGGTACGAAGCAGCCCGCGGTGGTGCTGATCGCCGGCGTCAACGGCACCGGTAAGACCACCACGACCGGCAAGCTCGCCAGGGTGCTGGTGTCGCAGGGCAGGAGCGTGGTGCTCGGGGCGGCCGACACGTTCCGTGCCGCCGCCGCCGACCAGTTGCAGACTTGGTCGGAGCGGGTGGGCGCCGAGGTGGTGCGTGGCAAGGAAGGAGCTGACCCTGCCTCGGTGGCGTTCGATGCCGTGAAGCGTGGGATCGACGCCCAAGCCGACGCAGTGCTGATCGACACAGCGGGCAGGCTGCACACCAAGACCGGACTCATGGACGAGTTGGGCAAGGTCAAGCGGGTGGTTGAGAAGCAGGCCAAGGTGGACGAGGTGCTGCTCGTCCTCGACGCGACTACCGGACAGAACGGGCTCGCCCAGGCACGGGTGTTCTCCGAGGTCATCGACGTCACCGGGATCGCGCTTACCAAGCTCGACGGCACGGCCAAGGGCGGCATCGTCTTCCAGGTACAGCGCGAGTTGGGGGTCCCGGTCAAGCTCGTCGGCCTCGGTGAAGGACCCGACGACCTCGCGCCGTTCGAGGCAGCGGCCTTCGTCGACGCGCTGCTCGACTGA
- a CDS encoding anhydro-N-acetylmuramic acid kinase, whose translation MVAGSVALRVVGLISGTSVDGIDVAVAEFYRDGDQLVLDPLGALEFDYPADLREELHAALPPSGCDAYTLTRLDTLVGQAFAEAADTGVRRLALGRAHLVASLGQTLYHWVERGTALGTLQLGRPAWIAERTGLAVVADLRAADIAAGGHGAPLAATLDALWLRTHAEEAARPVAALNIGGIANLTVVHPDGFVLAYDTGPGNALLDAAAAEVTGGAQRSDLGGALATRGRVRPDLLRRLLAEPYYSLPPPKSTGKEVFHSGYLREATEGLPRVTGPDLLATLTELTAATITAECGRHGVTTVVASGGGLRNPALVRALGRDLNLVPSDELGLPADAKEAYLSALLGWLTWHGLPANLPNATGARGYRLLGSITPGLSPLDLPSPSPPVHRLRVVRNVSTR comes from the coding sequence GTGGTAGCTGGCAGCGTGGCCCTGCGGGTCGTCGGACTCATCTCCGGAACGTCGGTCGACGGCATCGACGTAGCGGTGGCGGAGTTCTACCGCGACGGTGACCAGTTGGTGCTCGACCCGCTCGGAGCGCTCGAGTTCGATTACCCGGCGGACCTACGCGAGGAGCTGCACGCCGCGCTACCACCGTCCGGCTGCGACGCCTACACGCTGACCAGGCTCGACACGCTGGTCGGCCAGGCTTTCGCCGAAGCGGCCGACACCGGGGTGCGCAGGCTCGCCCTCGGCCGAGCACACCTGGTCGCCTCACTCGGCCAGACCCTCTACCACTGGGTTGAGCGCGGCACCGCACTCGGCACGCTGCAACTGGGCCGACCCGCCTGGATCGCCGAACGCACCGGCCTGGCGGTAGTGGCCGACCTGCGGGCAGCCGACATCGCGGCGGGTGGGCACGGTGCGCCACTGGCCGCCACGCTCGACGCGCTGTGGCTGCGCACACACGCCGAGGAGGCGGCGAGGCCGGTGGCCGCCCTCAACATCGGCGGCATCGCCAACCTCACCGTCGTTCACCCCGACGGCTTTGTACTGGCCTACGACACCGGGCCCGGCAACGCGCTGCTCGACGCCGCCGCTGCCGAGGTGACCGGCGGGGCACAGCGAAGCGACCTCGGCGGCGCACTCGCCACGCGCGGGCGTGTTCGCCCGGACCTGCTACGACGCCTACTGGCGGAGCCCTACTACTCGCTGCCGCCGCCCAAGTCGACAGGCAAGGAGGTCTTCCACTCCGGCTACCTGCGCGAGGCCACCGAGGGGCTGCCGCGCGTCACGGGCCCCGACCTGCTGGCCACGCTCACCGAACTGACCGCGGCGACGATCACGGCCGAATGCGGCAGGCATGGCGTCACCACCGTGGTGGCCTCCGGTGGCGGCCTACGCAACCCCGCGCTGGTCCGCGCGCTCGGTCGTGACCTCAACCTCGTGCCCAGCGACGAGTTGGGCCTGCCCGCCGACGCCAAGGAGGCCTACCTCAGCGCCCTGCTCGGGTGGCTCACCTGGCACGGGTTGCCTGCCAACCTGCCGAACGCGACCGGAGCACGTGGCTATCGGCTGCTCGGCAGCATCACGCCCGGGCTGTCACCGCTGGACCTGCCTTCGCCTTCGCCGCCCGTGCACCGGTTGCGGGTAGTGCGTAACGTTTCGACACGCTAG